A portion of the Thunnus albacares chromosome 5, fThuAlb1.1, whole genome shotgun sequence genome contains these proteins:
- the gp9 gene encoding glycoprotein IX (platelet), translated as MLSSSGLAVFLLLAASSAHTFGQPCLCSAVLHSGLHVNCSSLNLMELPHLPSDTTEFHVQDNRLTSVSSGLFDKLVGLKKVSLSGNPFHCDCRIQYLRRWLLKNRAIVSQEPTCASPSSVAQKAITELSDDYFSSCAPTSCTGRAFNTVMGVMLCCLIALLLWSLRLAKNTTFILYIDEKHSGIEVDSLRSLKPKHRRRLPIDLSEFSEDSDETPLVNMDLLPQVLDVLHKKHNIKIKGT; from the coding sequence ATGCTCTCCAGTTCAGGATTAGCTGTCTTCCTACTCTTGGCTGCATCAAGTGCACACACTTTTGGTCAGCCCTGCTTATGTTCAGCTGTCCTGCATTCTGGTCTGCATGTCAACTGCAGCTCTCTCAACCTCATGGAGCTGCCTCACCTGCCCTCAGACACCACGGAGTTCCATGTGCAGGACAATCGGCTCACTTCGGTGTCTTCAGGCCTGTTTGACAAACTGGTTGGTCTTAAAAAGGTCTCCCTATCTGGCAACCCCTTCCACTGTGACTGCAGGATCCAATACCTGAGGAGGTGGTTGCTGAAGAACAGGGCTATTGTTTCTCAGGAGCCCACCTGCGCTAGTCCAAGCTCTGTGGCTCAGAAAGCCATCACTGAACTCAGCGATGACTATTTCTCTTCCTGTGCCCCGACAAGCTGCACTGGTAGAGCTTTTAACACGGTGATGGGAGTGATGTTATGCTGCCTCATTGCTCTGCTTCTGTGGAGCCTGAGACTAGCCAAAAACACCACCTTCATTCTATACATAGATGAGAAACATTCAGGAATAGAGGTCGACTCTTTGCGCTCTTTGAAGCCCAAACACAGGAGGAGGCTGCCAATTGACCTGTCAGAATTCAGTGAGGACTCTGATGAAACGCCGCTTGTGAACATGGATTTACTGCCACAAGTACTGGATGTGTTGCACAAGAAGCACAATATAAAGATAAAGGGTACCTGA
- the LOC122983050 gene encoding haloacid dehalogenase-like hydrolase domain-containing 5 isoform X1, giving the protein MRGLLPLYRGLHTLSNRQARRKAGIVGSRCGFCGTESNSKPQPSFGLLFDIDGVLVRGRMPIPAAKKAFEKLVDSQGQFVVPVVFVTNAGNCLRQKKADQLSHILGVPITQDQVIMSHSPLRMFKKFHDKCVLVSGQGPVLEIAKNVGFKNVVSIDMLRESFPLLDMVDHNRRPKLPSNPVANLPKVEVVILFGEPIRWETNLQLIIDILLTNGNLSSVHLNQKMPHLPLLACNMDLMWMAEAHSPRFGHGTFLVCLENIYKKITGKDLKYEALIGKPSELTYHFAEYLIRSQAMQWQWKLPITSLYAIGDNLMTDIYGANLYNRYLEERVARKNPKAVAKMVATTGSTAAVPQEEEIDNLRESELALPSATSCKSVLVCTGVYNPKAEVPSDASHCIKETVFHGHRDFIFDPALVEPGHIVQDVAEAVDLIFEQEKFVPQ; this is encoded by the exons ATGAGGGGACTCCTGCCGCTTTACCGGGGCCTGCACACCCTGAGCAACCGTCAAGCCAGACGCAAAGCTGGGATTGTCGGTTCTCGGTGCGGGTTTTGCGGAACTGAGTCTAATAGCAAG CCACAGCCAAGCTTTGGACTGTTATTCGACATTGATGGCGTGCTTGTACGGGGAAGGATGCCAATCCCTGCAGCAAAAAAGGCGTTTGAGAAGTTGGTCGACTCTCAGGGACAGTTTGTGGTGCCAGTTGTTTTTGTCACAAATGCAGGGAACTGCCTCcgacaaaaaaaagcagaccAGCTCTCTCACATTCTGGGAGTACCT ATCACACAAGATCAAGTCATCATGTCCCATAGTCCACTGAGGATGTTTAAGAAGTTTCATGACAAGTGTGTGCTGGTGTCAGGACAGGGACCAGTCCTGGAAATTGCTAAAAA TGTCGGCTTTAAGAATGTTGTCAGTATTGATATGCTGAGGGAATCATTCCCATTGCTGGACATGGTGGATCACAACAGGAGACCCAAACTGCCG TCCAATCCTGTTGCCAACCTTCCTAAGGTTGAAG TTGTGATTCTGTTCGGGGAGCCAATTCGATGGGAGACCAACCTGCAGCTGATTATTGATATCTTGTTGACCAACGGTAACCTCAGTAGTGTTCACCTAAACCAAAAGATGCCTCACCTCCCCCTGCTGGCCTGCAACATGGACCTCATGTGGATGGCTGAGGCGCATTCTCCACG GTTTGGCCATGGGACGTTTCTTGTGTGCTTGGAGAACATCTACAAGAAGATAACTGGTAAAGACCTGAAGTATGAGGCTCTAATAGGAAAACCCAGCGAGCTGACCTACCATTTTGCGGAGTATCTCATCAGAAGCCAAGCCATGCAGTGGCAGTGGAAACTTCCCATCACTTCCCTTTATGCTATAGG GGATAACCTTATGACTGATATCTATGGCGCCAATCTATACAACCGCTACCTGGAGGAGAGAGTTGCTAGAAAAAATCCCAAAGCCGTTGCCAAGATGGTGGCCACCACAGGGTCAACCGCTGCAGTGCCCCAGGAGGAGGAGATCGACAACCTGCGGGAGAGCGAGCTAGCGCTGCCCTCTGCTACCTCCTGCAAGTCTGTCCTAGTCTGCACAGGGGTCTACAACCCCAAAGCAGAGGTGCCATCTGATGCAAGCCACTGCATCAAAGAGACTGTGTTCCACGGTCACCGGGACTTCATATTTGACCCCGCACTGGTGGAGCCGGGCCACATTGTGCAGGATGTGGCAGAAGCTGTCGACCTGATCTTTGAACAAGAAAAGTTTGTACCTCAGTAG
- the LOC122983050 gene encoding haloacid dehalogenase-like hydrolase domain-containing 5 isoform X2 translates to MPIPAAKKAFEKLVDSQGQFVVPVVFVTNAGNCLRQKKADQLSHILGVPITQDQVIMSHSPLRMFKKFHDKCVLVSGQGPVLEIAKNVGFKNVVSIDMLRESFPLLDMVDHNRRPKLPSNPVANLPKVEVVILFGEPIRWETNLQLIIDILLTNGNLSSVHLNQKMPHLPLLACNMDLMWMAEAHSPRFGHGTFLVCLENIYKKITGKDLKYEALIGKPSELTYHFAEYLIRSQAMQWQWKLPITSLYAIGDNLMTDIYGANLYNRYLEERVARKNPKAVAKMVATTGSTAAVPQEEEIDNLRESELALPSATSCKSVLVCTGVYNPKAEVPSDASHCIKETVFHGHRDFIFDPALVEPGHIVQDVAEAVDLIFEQEKFVPQ, encoded by the exons ATGCCAATCCCTGCAGCAAAAAAGGCGTTTGAGAAGTTGGTCGACTCTCAGGGACAGTTTGTGGTGCCAGTTGTTTTTGTCACAAATGCAGGGAACTGCCTCcgacaaaaaaaagcagaccAGCTCTCTCACATTCTGGGAGTACCT ATCACACAAGATCAAGTCATCATGTCCCATAGTCCACTGAGGATGTTTAAGAAGTTTCATGACAAGTGTGTGCTGGTGTCAGGACAGGGACCAGTCCTGGAAATTGCTAAAAA TGTCGGCTTTAAGAATGTTGTCAGTATTGATATGCTGAGGGAATCATTCCCATTGCTGGACATGGTGGATCACAACAGGAGACCCAAACTGCCG TCCAATCCTGTTGCCAACCTTCCTAAGGTTGAAG TTGTGATTCTGTTCGGGGAGCCAATTCGATGGGAGACCAACCTGCAGCTGATTATTGATATCTTGTTGACCAACGGTAACCTCAGTAGTGTTCACCTAAACCAAAAGATGCCTCACCTCCCCCTGCTGGCCTGCAACATGGACCTCATGTGGATGGCTGAGGCGCATTCTCCACG GTTTGGCCATGGGACGTTTCTTGTGTGCTTGGAGAACATCTACAAGAAGATAACTGGTAAAGACCTGAAGTATGAGGCTCTAATAGGAAAACCCAGCGAGCTGACCTACCATTTTGCGGAGTATCTCATCAGAAGCCAAGCCATGCAGTGGCAGTGGAAACTTCCCATCACTTCCCTTTATGCTATAGG GGATAACCTTATGACTGATATCTATGGCGCCAATCTATACAACCGCTACCTGGAGGAGAGAGTTGCTAGAAAAAATCCCAAAGCCGTTGCCAAGATGGTGGCCACCACAGGGTCAACCGCTGCAGTGCCCCAGGAGGAGGAGATCGACAACCTGCGGGAGAGCGAGCTAGCGCTGCCCTCTGCTACCTCCTGCAAGTCTGTCCTAGTCTGCACAGGGGTCTACAACCCCAAAGCAGAGGTGCCATCTGATGCAAGCCACTGCATCAAAGAGACTGTGTTCCACGGTCACCGGGACTTCATATTTGACCCCGCACTGGTGGAGCCGGGCCACATTGTGCAGGATGTGGCAGAAGCTGTCGACCTGATCTTTGAACAAGAAAAGTTTGTACCTCAGTAG